One Mycolicibacterium rufum genomic window, GCATGTCGGGCATCGTCAGTCCGTGCCGGCCGCGGCGGATCAGCAGGTAACCCAGGTACGCGGCGCCGATGGCGACCATGACCAGGACGTAGGCCCACGCCTGCTTGAACGCGGCGTCGCGGAACAGGGCCAGCTCGAAGGCCAGCCAGACGACCGCTACCACCAGGATCGGGATCTCCCACACTCCGAGGTCGAACTTGCCGTTCACGGGAAGCGACGCGCGCTTGACCAAGTAGAGCACCACGGTCGAGGCGTACATGACAGCCGGGAGCAGTGTCGCGGCACTGAACAGCGTGAACAGCGCGGTCTCGGAGTGCGCGAAGATCGCCAGGATCAGCTGCGCCAGCGCCAGGTAGAGCAGGGTGGCCTTGAACGGGGTGTGGAAGCGCGGCGAGATCTGGTTCCACTGCTGCCAGCCCGGGAAGCGTTCGTCGCGCGACATCGCCCAGGTGAGTCGCACGCCGGTGATCATGATGACCAGTCCGCAGGCGAAGATCGCGAGAACCACCATCAGCAGCAGCAGGGTCGCGACCACCGACCCGAGGGTGGTCTTGATGACGTCGGCGATCGGGGTGCCCGACTCGGCCAGTGCGACGGGATCCCCGGCGGCCAGCGTCACCGCGATCAGGAACACGAAACCCAGCACGCCCGACGCCAGCACCGCATTGCACATCGCGCGCGGCACCACCCGCTCGGGGTCGTGGGTCTCCTCGGCCAGGTTCGCCGCGGATTCGAAGCCGACGATGGTGAACGCGCCGAGCAGGAAGCCGAGCATCCACGGGCCGGCCGACGTCCAGTCGCCGAAGCTCCAGAACCCCTCAGCCGGGACGGCGCCCTTGCTGAACAGGTTCGAGAAGTCCATGTCGCCGCGCACCGCGGCGACGACCAGCAGCAGTACCGTCAGCAGCGCCATCCCGA contains:
- a CDS encoding amino acid permease, giving the protein MTDPSSRSDSRDSADLAQFGYTQSLERRTGRFASFAVAFAFVSIATGIFTTYGAVLNSSGPVGIWTWPIAVVGQLAVAFVLGALASRIPVTGYHYQWMSRLANPILGWIIGWISFTFLAIVVVAVDYTIASTILPVLLDYESTATIAWVMTAGVLVLQALLVAFSTPWAERVNNSLVTLELIGMALLTVLLLVVAAVRGDMDFSNLFSKGAVPAEGFWSFGDWTSAGPWMLGFLLGAFTIVGFESAANLAEETHDPERVVPRAMCNAVLASGVLGFVFLIAVTLAAGDPVALAESGTPIADVIKTTLGSVVATLLLLMVVLAIFACGLVIMITGVRLTWAMSRDERFPGWQQWNQISPRFHTPFKATLLYLALAQLILAIFAHSETALFTLFSAATLLPAVMYASTVVLYLVKRASLPVNGKFDLGVWEIPILVVAVVWLAFELALFRDAAFKQAWAYVLVMVAIGAAYLGYLLIRRGRHGLTMPDMHSIDAELRE